In Pan paniscus chromosome 1, NHGRI_mPanPan1-v2.0_pri, whole genome shotgun sequence, the DNA window AGAGAGTGCCTGGGCCACACATACAGCTTTACCTACTGCTGGAAATCAGAAAAGCCTGAAGGACTATGAGCAGAGAGCTCTAGACATTCCAAAGTCGCTTGCTAGATTTCTAAAATGAAACTATTCTTAAAATACTCAAATGTCTCTCATCAAAGTCCATGTGTGCTGACCTGCTGGGTTTCAGCAGCATGTGGGCCTGGAGGTACCACCACCATCAGGGCCAGCCATTTGACATGAGACCCAAATGCCTGGTGTACAGGGCATGTGCTCCTATTTGGACTCTAATATCTCTCCGTGAGTCACCACCTCTCTTTCCCAGAGCTCAGGCCTCAGCTTCCTGCTCCAGGTTGAGCCCTCACCCTCAGATTAGCTTCGTAGTGTGTCTGTTCTGAGTCAGGCAGTTCTTCCTTCCCACCCGCTGCCCACCAAGTCCCAGGGCTTGCTGTTTCAGCACACATTACTAGTGTGGGGAGGCAGGTCCACGGGTGATATTATCTGTTTGTAAACAGCTTCCacaaatcacctcccactggaAATCACAGAATCTCAGACATGGAAGGAAGGGCCACTCCCAGACAGAGCAGGACTGCCCTCCAGAGCCTCCCTGGCAAGGGGTCATTTGGCCACAAGGTCAAACATCCTGGATGAATCAGTAGAGCATTTCCAACCTCACCTTTGAGCAGACACCCTCAGCCGCCAGCTGCTGGGTGGATGCCATGACAGAGCTCCCCACTCATTGGGTCACCAAGGGAGCAGCAGCCAAGAAGCCGAGCTGCAATTTTCTGAGAGCCTGGGTGTGTCCAGAGACCCGAGTGTCCCTTCCCTGTGTGGTGGTGATTTCTAAGACAGTAGAGCATGACTCTTTGAGTGTGAGGGCATGACTTTGGAGTCACACAGGTTCCAGTTTCAATCTCATCTCCCTCACTCAAGGGGACATTCACTAGCTCTGTGATTTCAGCCAAATCACTGGAACTGTCTAAACCCATGTGCTCACATATAAAAAGTGGGGAAGTGAATGTCTGTATTTTTAGattactgtgaggattaagtgagataatatagGTAAAGTGCCTTGACTTGTGCCTGAAATATAGTGCCAAATAAATGGTAACTAGTGTTACTACTATTATTACCATGATTATCTCTTCCTTCTGAACCCAGCAGACACCATGCAGAGGATATTGTTCTCCTGTTTCCTCGTGCCTGAAATGAGTGGATAAAATCTGTGCCCACAGGGATAGGTTTCTGACCTATGCAAGATGACCCATCCATTGCCACTGCCACAGCCACCATCTCTAAAGAATGAGATCCCCATGTTTCCGAGCACACATGCTGCACCACAGAGACTCCCAGAAACCCATGGCTCTTGGTCCTGCTTCAGCTGCACAAATGAGACCTGGAGAGGGCAGCTCCCAGTTTCCTGGAAGGCTCATCTTAGGAAAAATTTCCTCCCCAGCAAGCAAAGCAGTAGGTCAATGAACTTccatgccaaaaataaaaaataaaataagacataaaactaaaaaaaaaaaaaaaaaaaaaaaaaagacagctggcTTGATTCCAAAGCCCCAAAGAGTTGCCAAAACAAACTTTTACCACACAGCTGCCTGGACCTGGTGGTCAGGAGGAGCACCCCAGTGGTAAGGCTTGGGAAGCCCAGGTGAGAACTCAGCAGAGCAATGAAGCCCTTGAATCAGACGTCCTGTCTTCTTTATCATGCGCCAGCTGGGTGACTttgaacaaattacttaacctcagtttctcttctgtaaaatgggtgtaatAGCACTCTCCTACGCAAGTCATTATGAGAATCAGATTGTGCCACATAAAGTCCTGAGAATATTCAAGGACTTTGTCGCATAAAATCCTTAAAATACTCGAAACAGTCGATATGTGATCGCTGCTATCATAATTAACTATCAGAAAGCCACCTTCTTGTTCAGGCATGAATTATATAGTATTCTGCCTTTCACAAACATTTCAAGCCTTTCTACCTGGGTGGGGAAACGAATGAAGAACAAATAAAAGGTGTTCTCAGGAGGTAGAAGTTTATTATGACATCTTCAAAAGACAATCAAATCAATaggcatttactgagcacctgttgTGTGCAAACCCGTGAAGACAGTAGGGTCCAGTGTCCCACGCATGGCTCTCGAATCCCCGGGGAGAAAAATCACATCGGGGTCAGGGAGTTTTGCGTGGCTGAGAACAAAGTGGGTTTCTGAACATCAAAGTGCAATTCGCTTTACGGGGCAAACTCCGAGGCCCAGCCCCGCGTGGGAGCCGCAGCGGGGCGGGCCAGCTCTGGGCTGGGCGGGTTTCTCTAGCGCAGCGCTGGGAGTTGCGGGCCTCTCAGCAGCCGGAGCAGCATCCTGAGCTCTGGTTGTTGGAGCGCTGGGACCTCTGGCTGCCGCCCCCGCAGCAGCAGCAACCACTACTCCGCTGTCGGCGGCGTCTCCTTGGGAAGCAGCAGCAACTGGTGGAGCTGGAGCCGCAGCAGCCTGAGTCGCCGCAGCAGCCCCTGCCGGAGCCgcagcagccgccgccgcagcaagaggaggaggaggcgggcgCAGGCGTGGGCGCCGGGGCGGGACACGGAGCGGGGCCCTGGGACGACCCCTTGGAAAAACCTTTGGCGGAAACAGCGCTCTGTTGAGAGGACATCGCGGAGCTCCTCACGACAAACCTGGAAGAAAGGCAGCCTTTCAAAGGCGAGCCGGCTTTTTCTTTCCACCAGTGGAACTCTGTCTGGGCTTTTGAGATTCGGCTTAGCGTACAAGTCAGCCTGGCCTGGGACAAGGAGGGAAAAGCACCCAGAAAGAGCGGACGCAAAGAAGCAAATCCAAGCAGGTGTTTCCAGTGAGTTAAACATGCTCAGAGCAGGACACAATCTATGCAATGAATCAATGCATTTCCATTTTCTCTGACTAGAAGACTGCTCAAGTTCTCCACAGTGGAAAATAAACAGCACACTGCGGCAACTTATCTGTATGATCCAGTCCAAAATCTCCACTTGGCTTTTTTCTTGTCCCTAATTTTACTTTCCTACCGACCTTCGATTGTATCTTCCTAGTTACTACACCCCCATCAGTTAGAAAACACCCAGGTCCAACAGGCGGTCCCACCTGCTGGGTCTAAATAATCCACAGTCCAGAAGCATGTCCTGATCATTCTTTCTTGCCTACGCCTCTCATGCCCCACAACCATGTGGGAAAGGAGAGTTGTGCCAATATAAATAACCCCATCCAGGGAGCTGAAAGACCTGGGTTCTAGTCACAGCTCTTCTGCGGACTTGCTGTGTACCCTTGCAAAAACCACCTCCTATGTTGCCTTTATGTCCTCATTAGTACCTTAAAAGGTTGGCTCACTAGAAGCGTAGGTGCCTTGCGGGACACCCCTTCCACATCTATCTGCTGCCTGTGTTCTGTTTGCTCCTCCCCTGTGCCCTCAACTCATCCCACCCTCTCCCCCAGACCCTGCTAGGAGACTTACCAGACCCTGGCTCCACTGAAAGACTCACTACGTTCTCCAACTGGAATGGGCCACCTGCTAGGCAGTGGATTGAGCAGCGTCCAGCCAGAGAACCTTTTTATAAGAAGTATTCAGGTTCAGGCTCTTGGGAGGGGCCCATTTCCCAACAGACATGCTCAGCTGACACTCACATCCCAGAGACATTCATCACTCAGGTAGCATTGTAGGTGGTGCATGTGGGCATCTAAGTCACTTCACAGAGGTGCCAGGATTGCTATGGCATGTTTACTTTCCAAACAAGGCACTGTTTGTACCTGGGAGGCTGTGTGTATGCTAAGAGAGGGCATGGGGCTCAAATGCAGGGAGGTCTGGAACCCCTTGTGCCCTTGTCTtcaatgtacacacacacacacacacacacaaacacacagacagctCCACTTGCCCACACATCCATTCCTATGTAGTCATCTACTTGGTAGGTGGTAGTTCACCTATTTTTATCTTGATTCTCATCTCTCTGGCTCTTGGTCCTTGGCTCCCCAGGGCAGACCACAAGCTATGCGATAAGCCTGCTGGGTTTCATCCATATGCTTCAAGATGCAGTGAGTGAAGATGATGACGGGGATGCACCTGTGGGAACCCCAGGGGTGATTTCTCTGTGTCACTGGAGACAGGAAGAAAAACCTAGGCAAAGTTAAGGAACCATAAGACCAGAAAAGTTGTGAATGTAGTCAGGTTGCCATATCCCCATAATACAGCATGGtatgacaaagagaaaaatgtgtgCAGGACAGTGGCCCAATTGCAAAAAGGCAAGTCAGCCTGGGGGACTCCTGCTTCTTATCCCACCCCCAACCACCAATCTGCCTTTGAAGATAAGTTCTCCCTAGGGCCACTGCCCAgtgcaaaagaaaatgggaaaggaagaagggagggagggaaagaagaaaaaaaagggaaagaaagaaagaaagttctttCCAAAGGTCCAAAGTGTTCATGATAGATAGTGTTTTTAGAATaactaatttttaagaattggaGGATACTTTGGCAGTCAACTTCAGAACTGCTTCTTAATCAAATTGCCCACAGTTGTGAATGTGAACTAAGTCCAAGACTAAGAATTCAAGAATTAAGGATGAGAGACAGGTTTGGGGGCGAGTGAGCTGGGAGTGGCTCGAGGGACTAGGCAAGGAAAGATAAGTCACAAAAGATACCAGTTTCATTTAACATGGATTTAGAGCCTGATTAACAGGTTGCCAGTTCCTAGAGCACCTGTTGGTGAGTATAGGTGAGACATTCCAAAAAGTAAAGTCAATATTAGAACAGAGAAGGAAGTAATGAAATAACAAGACAGAGGCAGGATCTCCTCTGGGAAAATGGgcaaagttctttaaaaaaaaaaaaaaaagaatgaagaagaatgTTTGGTAGGAATCAGTATAAGGAGATAATCTGGGCAAGTGTCTACTCATTCTGTGGGCATCTTATGATCTCATAAACCAGCTTACTTTATTTATCGCTATGAACTCTTATCAAAGGAGACATCAattgtttatcttttatattaaAGGCTGATTTGGAATTAACTTTTCTAGTTATCTTTTCTAGGTACATTATGAGTGTCTCCTGAAGGAACCAGCCCATTCCTAAAGAAATGTTGCTTGGAAAACCCAACACAGGGACCAAAACCCCTGTACTCTTATACCTCTcactgcacatacacacacacacacacacacacacacacacacacacacacacacacacacacgtacgtcCCAACCACATAGAGACAGTCTTTGCAAAGAAGGGTGTCTTTCTCAGTTCTTTACCCAGATTCAAATCCAGGATTTCAGCATGCAGGGAAAATGTGCTCAGACATTTCATATCTGCCTCCAAAACTCACTCACTGCCCACCCAGCTCTCCCTCTAGCCAACTGATGGTAACACCTGAGCTTATAATAATCAGAAAAGTAAAGAGTGTCCATTTATTAGAGCCCAGGATGAGCACTTTAGGCAATCTTATTCCCCATGAATGGGGACAAGCAATTTTTCAAACTGTGACCCATGCTTGAAGGAAACCCTCTCAGAACCTGAACCTTTTGAGTACAACCATCCTCTTCTCTTCAAACCCATTCCTGGCTCTCCTCATACAATCTTGTGTCTGGCATAATGGTCTCAGACATTATTCTTTCCTTCAAGCTTAAAGTTCCAGAATCCAGTGCACAGAAGGGAATATTGTTTTCCAGAGGCCTAAGTAGCTTCACTGCCAAAATGTGCTTCCTAAACAAGTTTGTAAAGTGTTCGCTTGCATttaagagaagggaagggaagatggCTTGATGCAGCAGGTAGGGAGTGGGAGAGGCAAACAATGAAATCAGGAGGCAGTGATATCAGGGATAAAAAGCTTTATTGTTACAGAGAAAATAGCTTCATAACTGAATTACAACACCTAGTTCTCCAAAGAGCTATGTCTGAGAGGGAAAGCCAGGCCAGAAAATATCACAAGCTAGACCTCAACCCTACAATGGAGTGAACATGGGCAGGATAAAGAGGGGAACTTATGGCATTTCTGAAGTCCTTCCATgggaaatgagagaaaagaagCCTCATGCTGACACACATCTTCAGCACCTGGGATCTGCCAGTCCTTCTCCTCCGTGCTCCTCATGGTCCAGGTCAGcagcagcctccagagctgtggcaGCAGCCAGAGCCCCCGGAGCTGTGGCAGCAGCCAGAGCCCCCGGAGCTGTGGCAGCAGCCAGAGCCCCCGGAGCTGTGGCAGCAGCTAGAGCCCCCAGACTGCTGGCAACTGCCACTGCCACAGCAGCTGGAACTCTGAGGTCGGCGTCGGAGGGACCGGCAGGGCCTGTGGTGGCTCAGGCAGCAGCCACCACCCCCAGAGCTGCAGCAGCCCCCAGAGCTGGAACCACAGCAGGAAGAGACTGGAGGTGGGCATGGGGCTGAACACTGGGGAGGGCATTTTGGGGGACACTTGGGAGGACACTTAGGAGTACACTTGGGAGGGCATTTAGGGGTACATTTGGGAGGAGGCTGGCACTGCTGCTGGCTCTGCTGGCAGGACATCTCTGTAGAAGCTGAATAAAGCTGAAAGACA includes these proteins:
- the CRCT1 gene encoding cysteine-rich C-terminal protein 1; amino-acid sequence: MSSQQSAVSAKGFSKGSSQGPAPCPAPAPTPAPASSSSCCGGGCCGSGRGCCGDSGCCGSSSTSCCCFPRRRRRQRSSGCCCCGGGSQRSQRSNNQSSGCCSGC